The following proteins come from a genomic window of Streptomyces sp. NBC_01716:
- a CDS encoding MFS transporter produces MPESATVAGKSSGTPADTARALALGVLASGMLMIVLDGSIVTVAMPAIQDDLGFTPAGLSWVVNAYLIAFGSLLLLAGRLGDLLGRKRVFLAGTGVFTAASLLAGVATSPAVLIAARFLQGVGSAMAAAVSLGILITLFTEPAERARAIAVFSFTGAAGASIGQVAGGLLTDALNWHWIFFINLPIGLAALALAVRVLPGDRGTGTGTSTSTGTSTGAGKSTGTGRRTRGLAAGADVSGALLITAGLMLGIYTVVKVERYGWVSAHTLGLGALAAALVGAFVARQATAATPLMPLRIFRSRAVVGANAVQMLMVAALFSFQIILALHLQRVLGYGAGETGLAMLPAAIVIGAVSLGVSARLNARFGERNVLLTGLLLLITLLVLLTRIPADATYTTDVLPLMPLAAGFGLALPALTSLGMSDAGEEDAGLASGLFNTTQQIGMAVGVAVLSTLAASRSERLLAGGASEAEALTSGYHLAFGVGAGLLVTAFVVAYAVLRPRTR; encoded by the coding sequence ATGCCCGAGTCAGCCACGGTCGCAGGCAAAAGCAGCGGCACGCCAGCAGACACCGCACGCGCGCTCGCCCTCGGCGTCCTCGCCTCCGGCATGCTGATGATCGTCCTCGACGGTTCCATCGTCACCGTCGCGATGCCCGCCATCCAGGACGACCTCGGCTTCACCCCGGCGGGCCTGAGCTGGGTCGTGAACGCGTATCTGATCGCGTTCGGCAGCCTGCTGCTCCTGGCCGGGCGGCTCGGCGATCTGCTGGGACGCAAGCGCGTGTTCCTCGCGGGTACGGGTGTGTTCACCGCCGCCTCACTCCTGGCGGGTGTCGCCACCTCGCCCGCCGTACTGATCGCGGCGCGTTTCCTGCAAGGCGTCGGCAGCGCGATGGCGGCGGCGGTCAGCCTCGGCATCCTCATCACGCTCTTCACCGAGCCGGCGGAACGGGCCAGGGCCATCGCCGTCTTCAGTTTCACCGGCGCGGCCGGAGCCTCCATCGGCCAGGTGGCGGGCGGGCTCCTCACCGACGCACTGAACTGGCACTGGATCTTCTTCATCAACCTGCCCATCGGGCTCGCCGCCCTCGCGCTCGCCGTCCGCGTCCTGCCCGGCGACAGAGGCACAGGCACCGGCACCAGCACGAGCACCGGCACCAGCACCGGCGCGGGCAAGAGCACCGGCACGGGCAGGCGCACGCGCGGCCTCGCCGCCGGCGCCGACGTCAGCGGCGCGCTGCTCATCACGGCGGGCCTGATGCTGGGCATCTACACCGTCGTCAAGGTCGAGCGGTACGGCTGGGTCTCGGCGCACACCCTGGGTCTCGGCGCCCTCGCCGCCGCCCTCGTCGGCGCGTTCGTCGCCCGCCAGGCGACCGCCGCGACCCCGCTCATGCCCCTGCGGATCTTCCGTTCGCGCGCTGTCGTCGGAGCCAACGCGGTTCAGATGCTGATGGTCGCCGCGCTGTTCTCGTTCCAGATCATCCTGGCGCTGCACCTCCAGCGGGTGCTCGGTTACGGCGCCGGCGAGACCGGCCTCGCGATGCTGCCCGCCGCGATCGTCATCGGCGCCGTGTCACTGGGCGTCTCCGCCCGGCTCAACGCCCGCTTCGGCGAGCGCAACGTCCTGCTGACCGGCCTCCTGCTGCTGATCACCCTCCTCGTACTGCTCACCCGGATACCCGCCGACGCGACCTACACGACCGACGTGCTGCCCCTGATGCCGCTCGCCGCCGGCTTCGGGCTGGCCCTACCCGCGCTGACGTCGCTCGGGATGTCCGACGCGGGAGAGGAGGACGCGGGGCTCGCCTCCGGGCTGTTCAACACGACCCAGCAGATCGGGATGGCGGTGGGCGTCGCCGTCCTGTCGACGCTGGCGGCCTCGCGGAGCGAGCGCCTGCTCGCGGGCGGCGCGAGCGAGGCCGAGGCGCTGACCTCCGGCTACCACCTGGCTTTCGGCGTCGGGGCCGGACTGCTCGTGACCGCGTTCGTGGTGGCGTACGCGGTGCTCAGGCCTCGTACTCGCTGA